The genome window ACTATCAGACTTTCTTCTTTTTATGACGGTCGCGCCTTCTCCGTTTTTTCCTCTTATGCGTTTTAATCTTCTGGCGTTTTCGTTTCTTTCCGCTTGGCATTAATCCTCCTGTGATAACCTGATAACCGCGTCAAATTATATCGGCAGTTTGGTGATCATGTTCTTAAATTCATTGGAAGGTTTAAATACCGGCACTTTGCGGTCGGGCACCGGGACTACCTCACCAGTACGAGGGTTTCTCGCTTTGCGAGCCTTCCTTAGTTTAATCTTGAACGTCCCAAACCCCCGAATCTCAATGTTGTGTCCCGCTTCCAGCGATTTCTTAACAGTTGCCAAGAAATTATCGACCACCACGGCTACATCAGTTCTAGTCAGCCCGGTCTTTTCTGCAACCCTTTCGACCAGATCCGCCTTGGTCATCTCGTCCTCCTCCAAAAAACATTATCGTTTATTGAGTTACGAAACATAATAATTTCCGATATGTTACGCAACCATTTTTTAAATTATTTTCAACGTAGCCCGGCTAAAAATCCAAGCGCCCAAAACCGCCTTTCGCCCAAAAAATTCATTTATATTGGTACAATAGCCCCGGTTGATTGTTTTCAATACCGGAAATTCGCTCCAGAAGATTAAGTGATTGGTTCAAAACATCAAACAATCCCGGTTTCCGCTTGCGCTCTCTAACAATATCCGGCTTGGGACCAATTCCTGAAAGCTCACCGGCAATATCCAAAGCGTCGTAATAAGTACCCAGGGTATCTACCAATCCCATATTGTAAGCCTGCCGTCCGGTAAAAATCGAACCGTCCGCCAAAGGATAAATTTCCTCCTTATCTCGATTTCGGCCTTCCGCAACCGCCTCGACAAATTGCTCGTATGTATCGTCAATAACGGCTTGCAGCATTCTTTCTTCCTCAGGAGTCATTCCCCTATCCATAGCCCCGACATCTTTAAGATCCCCGGATTTAACCGTTTCCCACTTCAATCCGATTTTATCCAGTAGCTTCTTGGCCGTCGGAAATGACATTATTACTCCAATTGAACCGGTTAAAGTGCTGGGATTGGCCACAATCCTATCGGCCGCGCAGGCGACGTAATATCCCCCCGAGGCGGCCACTGTTCCCAGACTGGCCACGACTATTTTCCCCGATTCTCTGGCCTTTAGTACGGCATCATACATTTCCTGAAACGAAACCGACGCCCCTCCCGGCGAATTAATATCAAGGACAATTGCTTTGACTGAATTATCATCCGTCCATCTAACTATCTGCCGGACGAAACTTCGGGAATCATATACAGCGCCATAAATTTCAACTACAGCGACATTTGGCCCAAACCCCGAAAATCCGGAATAAAACTCATTATCAACATCGCCCATAATGCCAACTAAAATCATCGCGCCCATAAATCCGAAAAATATAACGCACGATAAAATAACTACCGTGATAACGACTGTTTTTCTTTTCATCGCTCCTACCTTATTTCGCGATCTTCAATTTAGTGCCAATCGACAGCTTGGAGGCATTTTTGATATTATTTATACGAATTAGCGAGTTGACTGTAGTTCCGAAGGCTCTGGCAATTTTCGACAGACTGTCTCCCCGACGAACGGTATAAACGTAATAATCGCCTTCAGATAAAACATCATCAGAGTTTACCAAAAGCTTTTGCCCCACATATATCCGAGAAGATCGATTAAGACCGTTTAGACGTCTCAAAGTCGCCGTTGTCGTACCAAACATACGGGCAATATCCCAGAGAGTATCACCTTTTTTAACCGTGTACCCTTGAGTATCCCCGGCCGGTTTATGATCATAATTCCGTTCTTGTCTGGCCACCGTGGATTTTTTAGAACCCGGCAATTTCAAGACCTGACCGACATAAATCCGGCTGGAATTACCAAGATAGTTTAGTCTTCGCAATTTTTCAGGAGTCGTGCTAAATGATCTTGAAATTTCCCATAAATTGTCACCCCGTCGAA of Candidatus Zixiibacteriota bacterium contains these proteins:
- a CDS encoding HU family DNA-binding protein, yielding MTKADLVERVAEKTGLTRTDVAVVVDNFLATVKKSLEAGHNIEIRGFGTFKIKLRKARKARNPRTGEVVPVPDRKVPVFKPSNEFKNMITKLPI
- the sppA gene encoding signal peptide peptidase SppA, producing MKRKTVVITVVILSCVIFFGFMGAMILVGIMGDVDNEFYSGFSGFGPNVAVVEIYGAVYDSRSFVRQIVRWTDDNSVKAIVLDINSPGGASVSFQEMYDAVLKARESGKIVVASLGTVAASGGYYVACAADRIVANPSTLTGSIGVIMSFPTAKKLLDKIGLKWETVKSGDLKDVGAMDRGMTPEEERMLQAVIDDTYEQFVEAVAEGRNRDKEEIYPLADGSIFTGRQAYNMGLVDTLGTYYDALDIAGELSGIGPKPDIVRERKRKPGLFDVLNQSLNLLERISGIENNQPGLLYQYK